One part of the Salvelinus fontinalis isolate EN_2023a chromosome 4, ASM2944872v1, whole genome shotgun sequence genome encodes these proteins:
- the il12b2 gene encoding interleukin-12 subunit beta has translation MAGRTMTVVPWVIMLLCVILPRVNGLTSFHEFYMVVKGDSLVTLTCPTAFSGAMTWKYDTEDLDKTQVQGHNLILNEVDWYGEYSCWDGDRKLGSIYLLEELVPEEQDDYLISCRAKSYGCTFNCSWTSSEFTAVRLGLGHDCTDSQESCTWVYPTTSLQDGGLEFELTHSLSPYTEEAAPLVVTVEAITKQEYLRKTKRFYLHDIVQPDSPAGMKCQVMDQRLKVKVEPPATWNCPPSYFPLEHQIGYIFKDNGKEEHSMNPLIPRGVSKLRVRSRDPLVPSPWSQWTPWKNVVTGGKKEEKCKKKRKGKDSICCKTEKKKGTKTKSRSAFIANE, from the exons ATGACTGTAGTACCATGGGTCATCATGCTCCTCTGTGTTATTCTACCGAGAGTGAATGGTCTCACCTCCTTCCATGAattct acaTGGTTGTTAAGGGGGACAGTTTGGTGACTCTGACATGTCCCACGGCATTCTCTGGCGCTATGACGTGGAAGTACGATACTGAGGATTTAGACAAAACTCAGGTCCAAGGCCATAACCTGATACTGAATGAGGTGGACTGGTATGGAGAATACAGCTGTTGGGATGGAGACAGGAAACTAGGATCCATCTATCTACTGGAGGAGCTGGTCCCGGAGgaacaggatg aTTATTTAATCAGCTGTCGGGCCAAGTCTTATGGCTGCACCTTTAACTGTAGCTGGACCAGCAGTGAATTCACAGCTGTCCGTCTTGGGCTGGGCCATGACTG TACTGACAGCCAGGAATCTTGCACCTGGGTATACCCAACGACCAGCCTCCAAGATGGAGGGTTGGAGTTTGAATTGACACATTCGCTTTCACCCTACACTGAGGAGGCCGCTCCCCTAGTGGTCACTGTTGAGGCCATCACCAAGCAGGAGTACCTCAGGAAGACTAAGAGGTTCTACCTACACGACATTG TCCAGCCAGACAGTCCTGCAGGGATGAAGTGCCAGGTGATGGATCAGAGATTGAAGGTGAAAGTAGAACCACCAGCCACCTGGAACTGTCCGCCCAGCTACTTCCCTCTGGAGCACCAGATAGGATACATTTTTAAAGACAACGGAAAG gaggagcACTCTATGAATCCTCTCATACCGAGAGGGGTCAGTAAGCTGAGGGTCCGCTCCAGAGACCCCCTGGTCCCTTCCCCCTGGAGCCAGTGGACCCCCTGGAAAAAT GTGGTTACGGGAGGCAAAAAGGAGGAGAAATGCAAAAAGAAACGCAAAGGAAAAGATAGCATCTGCTGCAAGACAGAAAAAAAGAAGGGGACCAAGACTAAGTCGAGATCTGCATTCATTGCTAATGAATAA